One segment of Thermodesulfovibrio sp. 3907-1M DNA contains the following:
- the glgA gene encoding glycogen synthase GlgA, with the protein MKIALVSAEAYPFSKTGGLGDVVGALFKEFIKAGIDVTVFLPFYRTTRQNFFSSTVNAGIVYGVAVGSTKRFGAVRTARVSFDEEDNLKIEASTEGNLFFIEHNDFFDRDELYGTNHGEYLDNAERFVFFSRAVLEICKVMNLKFDIIHCHDWHTALVPLYLKTFYKECSCFERTKTVLTIHNLGYQGIFPREKLEITGFGQEMFHIDGFEFYGMVNFLKVGLFNADIITTVSPTYAKEILTPEYGAGLDGVLRKRKESLVGIINGIDYKIWNPEKDPFIVQNYGTGNISDKQKNKQYLLSFTNLKCSIQNPLIAFIGRLTYQKGIDIIVDAIPGLIEKGVSFIFEGTGEAYYENKIRELQNNYPSKIYAFVGFDEALAHKIYAGADSLLVPSRYEPCGLSQLIAMRYGTPPVCRRTGGLSDTVEDGVTGFLFDEYSAEALTEAVKQFCSAYEDKNRFSRIIYEAMKRDFSWSNSCKKYLELYKGLINEGKTGII; encoded by the coding sequence ATGAAGATTGCTCTTGTTTCAGCAGAGGCTTATCCCTTTTCAAAAACAGGAGGTCTTGGTGATGTTGTGGGAGCTCTTTTCAAAGAATTTATAAAAGCAGGAATTGATGTAACAGTGTTTCTTCCCTTTTACAGAACAACAAGACAGAACTTTTTTTCATCTACAGTAAATGCAGGAATAGTTTATGGAGTTGCTGTTGGTTCAACTAAGCGTTTTGGTGCTGTAAGAACTGCAAGAGTTTCTTTTGATGAGGAAGACAACTTAAAGATTGAAGCTTCAACTGAGGGAAATCTGTTTTTTATTGAGCATAACGACTTCTTTGATAGAGACGAACTTTATGGAACAAATCATGGTGAGTATCTTGATAACGCAGAAAGATTTGTATTTTTTTCCAGAGCAGTTCTTGAGATTTGTAAAGTCATGAATTTAAAATTTGACATAATTCACTGCCATGACTGGCATACAGCTCTGGTTCCTCTTTATCTGAAAACGTTTTACAAAGAATGCAGCTGCTTTGAAAGAACAAAAACCGTATTAACCATTCACAATCTTGGGTATCAGGGCATATTCCCCCGTGAAAAACTTGAGATAACAGGCTTTGGCCAGGAGATGTTTCATATAGATGGATTTGAATTTTACGGAATGGTTAACTTTCTTAAAGTAGGACTTTTCAATGCCGATATAATTACCACTGTGAGTCCCACATATGCAAAAGAGATTCTGACTCCTGAATACGGAGCAGGACTTGACGGAGTGTTAAGAAAGAGAAAAGAAAGCCTTGTGGGCATTATAAATGGAATTGACTACAAAATATGGAATCCTGAAAAAGACCCATTTATTGTTCAAAATTATGGAACTGGCAACATAAGTGATAAACAAAAAAACAAACAATATTTACTGAGTTTTACTAATTTAAAATGCTCCATACAAAACCCTCTAATAGCCTTTATAGGGAGACTCACCTACCAAAAAGGTATTGATATAATTGTTGATGCCATACCAGGGTTAATTGAAAAAGGAGTAAGCTTTATATTTGAAGGAACAGGCGAAGCCTATTATGAAAATAAAATCAGAGAACTTCAAAATAATTATCCCTCAAAAATATATGCTTTTGTAGGATTTGACGAAGCTTTAGCTCATAAAATATATGCTGGTGCAGATAGTTTGCTCGTTCCATCAAGATATGAACCATGCGGTTTGAGTCAGCTTATTGCTATGAGATATGGCACGCCTCCAGTATGCAGACGAACTGGAGGACTTTCAGACACAGTTGAGGATGGAGTAACAGGTTTCCTCTTTGATGAATACAGTGCAGAAGCTTTAACAGAAGCAGTTAAGCAATTTTGCTCAGCCTACGAGGACAAAAACAGATTTTCCAGAATCATTTATGAAGCCATGAAAAGAGATTTCTCCTGGAGCAATTCCTGTAAAAAATATTTGGAACTTTATAAAGGATTAATAAATGAAGGAAAGACAGGCATTATTTGA
- a CDS encoding PAS domain S-box protein has translation MKERQALFELIKLLEIYEDTEILLERLIYYVCELMNAQAGIVRLIRNGYLYITAAYNVNSDKTVIKSDEGICGKVLKEGKVKTFNKAQLEKYELDIPAYSAICIPLKMQQENIGTILVYNKLDSEEGFGEFTEEDIAVGELFSAIASLIILKSLRFKELKEREMQNTKAMAQIEELKSYLESLIQSSADAIIATDLDNIVTAWNKGAENIFGYAKEEVIGKPLPVIPDFLREMEKIYFEKIKQDETLKDIETVMVTKENKIIEVSLTMSPIKNSRGQIVGVSRIIRDITEKKKLERDLIRRNEELTKILFISSAVRSTLELNKLLRIILTVITMGEGLGFNRAVLFLVDEESNSLRGVMAVGPSSYEEAWHIWSSMSREKKTLFEVLDELSRREFEEDSFLERLCKNISIPLSENTPIVRAVKEKKVFNIKDVHKEEADPVIIQQLGSFAYAVTPLISKDKAIGAVWVDNLYTRKPITEQDINFLKGFADQVAGAIENAWIFDKIEQAEKELEMLFNSITDLIYYTDDTYTIKKVNRSFLEAVGLKENEVIGKKCFKLIHKTSYPLEECPHRKAMETGIPQVGELEENYLDGVYLLSSSPIFDKNGILIGTINVAKNITELKNLKERIISMEKMAALGEMAAKVAHEIRNPLLAIGGFAKRLNKELKDEKSQEYIKVIIEEVRRLERILNEILSFVKPYPIGKESFEINQLVGDVVNFVESTLKDNNNEFKLTINNNFKVLGNYDKLKEVLLNLISNANEATKNGSITLKIHKADKLPVEADAGKEYFIIEVEDTGCGIEKANLKRIFDPFFTTKTTGTGLGLAIVKRIVEEHGGIIKVESELSKGTTFKVFLPIHKEGGDNENSGS, from the coding sequence ATGAAGGAAAGACAGGCATTATTTGAGCTTATAAAACTTCTTGAAATATACGAGGATACTGAGATTCTTCTTGAAAGACTTATTTACTATGTCTGTGAGCTTATGAATGCTCAGGCAGGTATCGTAAGACTGATTAGAAATGGATATTTATATATCACTGCCGCTTACAACGTTAATTCCGATAAAACTGTTATTAAGTCTGATGAAGGAATATGTGGAAAAGTTTTAAAGGAAGGCAAAGTTAAAACATTTAATAAAGCTCAACTTGAAAAATATGAGCTTGATATACCTGCTTACTCAGCAATATGTATTCCATTAAAAATGCAACAGGAAAATATTGGTACAATTCTTGTTTACAATAAACTTGACTCAGAAGAAGGGTTTGGAGAATTTACAGAAGAAGACATTGCAGTAGGAGAGCTTTTTTCAGCAATAGCCTCACTAATTATTCTTAAATCCCTTAGGTTCAAAGAACTTAAAGAGAGAGAAATGCAAAATACAAAGGCAATGGCTCAGATAGAGGAGCTTAAAAGTTATCTTGAAAGCCTGATTCAGAGTTCTGCTGATGCAATAATAGCCACTGATTTAGATAATATTGTGACCGCCTGGAATAAAGGCGCAGAAAATATTTTTGGTTATGCAAAGGAGGAAGTTATCGGGAAACCTTTACCTGTTATTCCTGATTTCTTACGAGAGATGGAAAAAATATATTTTGAAAAAATTAAACAGGATGAAACATTAAAAGATATAGAAACAGTCATGGTAACAAAGGAAAATAAAATCATAGAAGTAAGTCTTACCATGTCTCCGATAAAGAATTCAAGGGGACAAATAGTGGGAGTCAGCAGAATAATAAGAGATATTACAGAAAAGAAAAAGCTTGAAAGAGACCTCATAAGAAGAAACGAAGAACTTACAAAGATTCTCTTTATAAGCTCTGCTGTAAGAAGCACCTTAGAACTGAATAAACTTCTAAGAATTATACTTACAGTAATTACAATGGGTGAAGGACTCGGGTTTAACAGAGCAGTGCTGTTTCTTGTTGATGAAGAAAGCAATTCTTTACGGGGAGTTATGGCAGTAGGTCCTTCCAGTTATGAAGAAGCCTGGCATATATGGTCAAGCATGTCACGAGAAAAGAAAACTCTCTTTGAGGTTCTTGATGAATTAAGCAGAAGAGAGTTTGAAGAAGATAGCTTTCTTGAAAGACTCTGTAAAAACATCTCCATACCATTAAGTGAAAATACACCGATTGTGCGAGCTGTAAAAGAAAAAAAAGTCTTTAACATCAAAGATGTTCACAAAGAAGAAGCAGACCCTGTTATAATTCAGCAACTTGGAAGCTTTGCCTATGCAGTTACACCTCTTATCTCTAAAGACAAGGCAATAGGAGCAGTATGGGTTGACAATCTTTATACAAGAAAACCCATTACTGAACAAGATATTAATTTTTTGAAAGGATTTGCTGACCAGGTGGCAGGTGCAATAGAAAATGCCTGGATATTTGACAAAATAGAACAGGCAGAAAAAGAGCTTGAGATGCTTTTTAATTCAATAACAGACCTTATTTATTACACTGATGATACCTATACAATAAAAAAGGTCAATCGCTCATTTCTTGAGGCTGTTGGATTAAAAGAGAATGAAGTAATTGGCAAAAAATGTTTTAAACTTATTCATAAGACTTCTTATCCGCTGGAAGAATGTCCTCATAGAAAAGCAATGGAAACTGGAATTCCCCAAGTGGGAGAGCTTGAAGAAAACTATCTTGATGGTGTTTATCTTCTTTCAAGTTCTCCAATATTTGATAAAAATGGTATTCTAATAGGAACTATTAATGTAGCAAAGAATATAACAGAACTCAAGAATTTAAAAGAAAGAATAATATCAATGGAAAAGATGGCAGCACTTGGAGAAATGGCAGCAAAGGTTGCTCATGAAATAAGGAATCCCTTACTTGCAATAGGTGGATTTGCTAAAAGACTTAATAAAGAGCTGAAGGATGAAAAATCACAGGAGTATATAAAAGTAATCATTGAAGAAGTAAGAAGGCTTGAAAGAATTCTCAATGAAATATTAAGCTTCGTAAAGCCTTACCCAATTGGCAAGGAATCTTTTGAAATCAATCAGCTTGTGGGTGATGTGGTCAACTTTGTTGAATCTACGCTGAAAGACAATAACAATGAATTTAAATTGACGATAAATAACAACTTTAAAGTGCTCGGCAACTATGATAAATTGAAAGAGGTGCTTTTAAACCTGATCTCAAATGCCAATGAAGCAACAAAAAATGGAAGTATAACTTTAAAAATACATAAGGCAGATAAATTACCGGTAGAGGCAGATGCAGGTAAAGAGTATTTCATAATTGAAGTTGAAGATACCGGATGCGGAATAGAAAAGGCAAATTTAAAGAGAATATTTGATCCCTTTTTCACCACAAAAACAACTGGCACAGGACTTGGACTTGCAATTGTGAAAAGAATTGTTGAAGAGCATGGTGGTATAATTAAGGTAGAAAGCGAACTCAGTAAAGGAACAACATTTAAAGTTTTTTTGCCAATACATAAAGAAGGAGGGGATAATGAAAATTCTGGTAGTTGA
- a CDS encoding response regulator, producing the protein MKILVVDDEKNILMLYKAELEDEGYEVVTANSGREALELFESEKPDMVTLDIMMPDIDGIQVLRQLKQKNPSVPVIMLTAYDYRDDFSIWASDAYVVKSSDLSTLKETIKEIAEKFGIK; encoded by the coding sequence ATGAAAATTCTGGTAGTTGATGATGAGAAAAACATACTTATGCTTTATAAAGCTGAACTTGAAGATGAAGGATATGAGGTTGTCACAGCGAATTCTGGTCGTGAAGCCCTTGAACTTTTTGAATCAGAAAAACCAGATATGGTGACTCTTGATATAATGATGCCTGATATTGACGGAATTCAGGTTTTAAGACAGCTGAAACAGAAAAATCCCAGTGTTCCTGTAATAATGCTTACTGCCTATGATTACAGGGATGATTTTTCAATATGGGCATCAGATGCCTATGTTGTTAAATCATCTGACCTTAGTACTTTAAAAGAGACCATTAAAGAAATTGCAGAGAAGTTTGGAATAAAATGA
- a CDS encoding pitrilysin family protein, with the protein MKKFLIICVLTLFFYSIAGATTMDFKTFKLGNGAKIKYLYRDSIPIVYVSVLIPASPLDESKPSVAYLTAHLLTHGTKTMTAQQIEDKIDFLAISIDKKITHDYTMLTLATTKRHLKEALNLFFDVLMNPTFPEEELKKELARVEKSLKQLEEDPSYIAYKTFIKQLFNKHPYGRPVEGEPEELRNITRHDILDFYKKFYNPQAMVFSVVGSIDERELKELIEKPISLWQGSLYNRIVNPPSFKERNEPLKIYVKRQDLTQSTVVLGFEGISRQDPDFYALSVMNYILGGGGLTSRLAKQVREERGLAYSVYSTFSPYLMPGAFYVEVKTKKENTQDVIKLIIEEIKKMKEKEVTDEELKEAKSFLTGSFPLRIDTMKKISEFLPVIDFYGLGDNYITKYPEYIEKVTKEDIKRVTQRILNTQGYIVVIVGKDL; encoded by the coding sequence ATGAAAAAATTTTTAATAATATGCGTTTTGACTTTATTTTTTTATTCCATAGCAGGAGCTACAACTATGGATTTTAAAACCTTTAAACTGGGAAACGGAGCAAAAATTAAATATCTTTACAGGGATAGCATTCCCATTGTTTATGTATCTGTTTTAATTCCAGCATCTCCACTGGATGAGTCTAAGCCCTCAGTTGCCTATCTCACAGCACACTTGCTTACTCATGGCACAAAAACAATGACTGCACAGCAGATTGAAGATAAAATTGATTTCCTTGCAATTTCAATTGACAAAAAAATTACCCATGACTATACGATGCTTACCCTTGCGACAACGAAGAGACATTTAAAAGAAGCTTTAAACTTATTTTTTGATGTCCTTATGAATCCAACATTTCCTGAAGAGGAGCTAAAAAAAGAACTTGCGAGAGTTGAAAAATCTTTAAAGCAGTTGGAGGAAGACCCTTCTTATATAGCTTATAAAACCTTTATTAAACAGCTTTTTAATAAACATCCCTATGGAAGACCTGTTGAAGGTGAGCCTGAGGAACTCAGAAACATTACAAGGCATGATATATTAGATTTTTATAAAAAATTTTATAATCCTCAGGCAATGGTTTTCTCTGTTGTTGGTAGTATAGATGAAAGAGAATTAAAAGAGCTTATTGAAAAACCCATTTCCCTGTGGCAAGGAAGTCTTTACAATCGCATAGTAAATCCTCCTTCATTTAAAGAAAGAAATGAACCATTAAAAATTTATGTAAAAAGACAGGATTTAACTCAATCAACGGTAGTTCTTGGTTTTGAAGGGATTTCAAGACAGGACCCTGATTTTTATGCTTTAAGCGTTATGAACTATATCCTTGGTGGAGGCGGGCTAACATCAAGACTTGCAAAACAGGTTAGAGAAGAGCGAGGCCTTGCCTATTCAGTTTATAGCACATTTTCTCCTTATTTAATGCCTGGAGCCTTTTATGTAGAAGTGAAGACGAAAAAAGAAAACACTCAGGATGTAATAAAATTAATTATTGAAGAAATTAAAAAAATGAAAGAAAAAGAAGTGACTGATGAAGAACTAAAAGAGGCAAAGTCATTCCTTACTGGAAGCTTTCCATTAAGAATTGATACAATGAAAAAAATCAGCGAGTTCCTACCAGTTATTGATTTTTATGGTCTCGGGGATAATTATATAACAAAATATCCCGAATATATTGAAAAAGTGACAAAGGAAGACATAAAAAGAGTGACACAAAGAATTCTTAATACACAGGGGTACATTGTTGTAATTGTAGGAAAAGACTTATAA
- a CDS encoding pitrilysin family protein, with product MRHLVISLIFVLIFPLMSFSEVKEEVLKNGLKVIFIKDTSSPVATFQVWYKVGSIDEPEGKSGISHLLEHMMFRGSKNYPGNVFSKIIQAQGGIDNAFTTKDYTVYFQKLSPSKLQTSIDLESDRMANLLFNSEDFELEKKIVLEERRQRYEDDPESLIIEEVIGLAFKDHPYRKPVIGWTDDIKSISLDDLKRYYHEYYCPGNAFIIVAGDIRIDEVKEKIKEKFEDIPSCSVLRKTFHEPKQYGQKRVILKRQTHLPVLVLSYKVPAYPNKDSIALEILSTILGEGKSSRLYRTLVTEKALAVDVSTSNSPLSRDGFLFFVVAYIKTPEKVDEVERIIKEEIEKIKSEPPTEAEIEKAKNQIEASFLFSQDSVFGHALYLGKFEILGSWRLIEKYKEDIMKVTARDVQEVAKKYFNFDNLSVGVLLPE from the coding sequence ATGAGACATCTTGTAATATCTTTAATCTTTGTTTTAATATTTCCACTTATGAGTTTCTCTGAAGTTAAAGAAGAAGTCTTAAAAAATGGACTCAAAGTGATATTTATTAAAGATACTTCATCTCCTGTAGCAACCTTTCAGGTATGGTATAAAGTTGGTTCAATAGATGAACCAGAGGGCAAATCAGGAATAAGCCATCTTCTTGAACACATGATGTTCAGAGGAAGTAAAAACTATCCAGGAAATGTGTTTTCAAAAATAATTCAGGCTCAAGGTGGAATTGATAATGCTTTTACAACGAAGGATTATACAGTTTATTTCCAGAAGCTTTCTCCTTCAAAGTTGCAAACTTCAATTGATCTTGAGTCTGACAGAATGGCAAATCTTCTTTTTAATTCTGAAGACTTTGAACTTGAAAAAAAGATAGTTCTTGAAGAGCGAAGACAGCGATATGAAGATGATCCTGAAAGCCTGATAATTGAAGAAGTTATTGGATTGGCTTTTAAAGATCATCCATATCGTAAGCCTGTAATTGGCTGGACTGATGATATTAAATCTATCAGTCTTGATGACCTGAAAAGATACTATCATGAATATTACTGCCCTGGTAATGCCTTTATAATTGTTGCAGGAGACATAAGGATTGATGAAGTGAAAGAAAAAATAAAAGAGAAATTTGAAGATATTCCATCCTGCAGTGTTTTAAGAAAAACTTTTCATGAACCAAAACAATACGGACAAAAGAGAGTTATACTGAAAAGACAGACTCATCTACCAGTGCTTGTTTTAAGCTATAAAGTTCCTGCTTATCCCAATAAAGATAGCATTGCTCTTGAGATTTTAAGCACAATATTGGGAGAGGGTAAAAGTTCAAGGCTTTACAGAACCCTTGTTACAGAAAAGGCACTGGCAGTAGATGTTTCAACAAGCAATTCACCATTAAGCAGAGATGGATTTTTATTTTTTGTAGTAGCTTATATTAAAACTCCAGAGAAAGTTGACGAAGTTGAAAGAATTATAAAGGAAGAAATTGAAAAGATAAAAAGTGAACCTCCTACGGAAGCAGAGATTGAAAAAGCAAAAAATCAGATAGAAGCATCTTTTCTTTTTAGTCAGGACTCTGTTTTCGGACATGCTCTTTATCTCGGTAAATTTGAAATTCTTGGAAGTTGGAGGCTTATTGAAAAATATAAGGAAGATATAATGAAAGTAACAGCAAGGGATGTTCAGGAAGTAGCAAAAAAGTATTTTAACTTTGATAATCTCTCAGTAGGAGTGCTTTTACCAGAATGA
- the galT gene encoding galactose-1-phosphate uridylyltransferase, with amino-acid sequence MSELRRDPISGRWVIIAVERGKRPSDFAPVSQKRKIKGFCPFCPGNEHTAPNEIIAFRPPNTAPNTPGWSLRVVPNKFPALQIHGDLNKRGEGIYDKMNGIGAHEVIIETPDHLASLSTISLKAVEDVLWAYYFRITDLKKDIRFKYVLVFKNEGEAAGASIEHTHSQLIALPIVPQIVKDEMNSARKYFELRDRCIFCDIIAQELEFEKRIIYQNDAYIVLSPFAPREPFETWILPKRHESRFEPREKSFSLLADALQTTLKKLDAVLETPPYNYVLHTSPFQDEINEYYHWHIEIIPKLTKTAGFEWGSGFFINPTPPEEAAQFMREAKI; translated from the coding sequence ATGTCAGAACTGAGAAGAGATCCAATATCAGGAAGATGGGTTATTATAGCTGTTGAAAGAGGTAAAAGACCTTCAGATTTTGCACCTGTCAGTCAGAAAAGAAAAATAAAAGGATTCTGTCCATTCTGCCCGGGGAATGAACATACGGCTCCAAATGAAATTATTGCTTTCAGACCTCCCAACACTGCGCCAAACACACCTGGATGGAGTCTCAGAGTTGTTCCAAATAAATTCCCAGCTTTGCAGATTCATGGAGATCTCAATAAAAGAGGAGAAGGAATTTACGATAAAATGAACGGAATTGGCGCTCATGAAGTAATCATTGAAACACCTGACCATCTTGCCTCACTTTCTACAATATCCCTTAAGGCAGTTGAAGATGTTTTGTGGGCTTATTATTTTAGAATTACTGACCTTAAAAAAGACATACGCTTTAAATATGTCCTTGTTTTTAAAAATGAAGGTGAAGCAGCAGGAGCATCAATTGAGCACACCCATAGTCAGTTAATTGCTTTACCCATTGTTCCTCAGATTGTAAAAGATGAGATGAATTCTGCAAGGAAGTATTTTGAGTTGAGAGACAGATGCATTTTCTGTGATATAATAGCGCAGGAGCTTGAATTTGAAAAAAGAATAATCTATCAAAATGACGCTTATATAGTGCTTTCTCCCTTTGCACCAAGAGAGCCTTTTGAAACATGGATTCTGCCAAAAAGGCATGAGTCTCGTTTTGAGCCAAGAGAAAAAAGCTTCAGTCTTCTTGCAGATGCTCTTCAGACAACACTTAAAAAACTTGATGCTGTGCTTGAAACTCCTCCCTATAACTATGTTCTTCACACATCTCCTTTCCAAGATGAGATAAATGAATACTATCACTGGCATATTGAGATAATTCCAAAGCTCACAAAAACTGCAGGATTTGAATGGGGTTCTGGATTTTTTATAAATCCAACTCCTCCTGAAGAAGCTGCTCAGTTTATGAGGGAGGCTAAAATATGA